The Coccidioides posadasii str. Silveira chromosome 2, complete sequence genomic interval CGACATGCCTCATCACGTTGCAGCCCGGACGCATCCTCGGCGGGATATATAAATGTGTTTCCATTGAAACAGTCGAATGGTAGCATGTCAAAGAGCTATGTCGCATAACCCGATATTCTAGGAACTAGGCGTCACCTTAGACAGCGGCATCCGGCTACCTTTTAGCCCGAGCTGACGGGCGGAATAATTGCAACTTCTTCTCCGGCCTGTATTATTCTGCCATTCGCATCGTCATCCTCCCCATCGGCATCCACGTACTCTAGTCCGACACTAACTGCACAACTAGACAGcaccttttcttttataCCGGGGTATCGCTCGTCTAGGATATCGAAGAGCTTGTGCACGGGCAAAGGAGCAGGAAGTGGTTCGGTCGCTTTACCGGTAAAAGAGAAAGCGCTGGCGAAATAGTGGATTTGAAAAGTCCCATTGAGTTGGGATGCGGCGGTCGACGGGTTGGAGATGAAAGCTGGGGAGGCGGAGGTGGACGTCATGGTTTCTGTGTGTGCAAGGTGTCTTCGTTTGATATGCAAATGGATAATGACCTTTCCGGCTCTGCGAAGGAAAAGAAGTTTTGTTTTTATCTGATCGCCAGGCTTGGCAGGAATTGCTAGGTGCGGGGGAGGTTGAGTGCGGGGTAATTTGCGCTGCATTCCCAAACGCCCTGTGACTGGCGAGATCCGACGAGACAGCAGTGGAAGCAGTCTGATGTCGGGGATAGATGGCATTTGGGCGTGCTGACTTTTGATGACGATAGATGTTGAGATGCTTGCTGAACAGTATGCACAATTAAAACACTAAAAATCATCATTTCCTTTAAGAGATCTCCCTATGTCGGCTCTGGAACCACTATGTACTGATGTATGCGTATGTACGGAGGGAACATGTAGGTAGATGCTGAAAGCGCAGGCGTATGTTTGTATCACAGATTCAAGCATGCCTGGAATCCGGCCAACAAATCATCCCTAAGATCGGTCCAGCTCTCCAAGCCCACACTTAGCCTCAGAAGCTTTCGATCGACAGTGTCATCCGACATTGCGCGCCATTCGATCAAAGACTCAACCCCTCCAAGACTCGTAGCATGATGGAAGAATTTCAATTTCGACGGAATCGCACGGGCATGACGTTCTTCTTTCATCGTCATAGAAAAAACCGGCCCGAACCCACCGGGCATCTGCTTCGACAGCCAAGCCATATCGTTTTCTTGTAGACTGGAGTGGAAAATCTCTTTCACAGCAGCCTGGACCACTCTCGCAGGATCATTGGCCGCGGGATTCGGCACTTTCAGCGCCTGGTCGAGGAATGCGACCAGCGACGTGGCATTCTCACTCTGCCGCTGGACTCTAACTTCTAGAGTCCTCAAGCTTCGAACACCCAGCCAGCTCTCCATATTCCCCATTATATTTCCCAAGTATTGCCTATCCATGAACAATTTATGCCTCCACTCATCATTCTTGGTCGCCAATACCCCGCAGAGCATGTCACTATGGCCACCTAGATACTTCGTGCCAGAATGCATGACCATATCTGCACCCCATAGAAACGGGTCCTGCAAGCCAGGAGGCCCAAAGGTACTATCCACAAGCAAGTAAGCCCCGCGGGAATGTGCCTTTTCCGCATACTTCTGGATATTAAAAGACGTCCCGTGCGGGTTCACGGGCGTCTCGAGTAGGATCAGGTCACCTTTTTCCAACTGCTCGGCGGGACAGTCGAGATCGATCTTTTTGAGGCCCGTGAGGCGGGAGATGATGCTGATGACGCCATGGCTGCCGTGGTAACCATTGCCGACGGAGATGCGTTTCGGATTGAAAAAGATCAGGGCGGCGTTTAGAGCCGCGAGGCCAGAGGCGTAAGTGACGCTGTGACCTCCCAAGAGGGCGGAGACGATTGTTTCGAAGCGGGTGTAGTTCGGCGCCGTGTAGCGCGAGTAGACGTGGGATGTGGGGCTGGGGATCTCCTGTTGTTAGGATGAGCATTGTTAATCGATTTCGGTGGAAAACTCGTAAGAATATATGGATTGAAGGCATAGTTACAGATTCCTCTGCTAATGGGACTAGTTCGTCGGGGTTATCAGAGTATCTAAAGGTGGTCGAGACGTGCAATGGCGGCGCAACATCCGTAACGACGTTGATGGGATCATCGGCATGTATGGCGACGGTGGCGTTGCTGCAACCGTTCAAATTGAGATCTTCCATTTTGCTGCGAAGGCTCTCGGCCATTTTGGGATATTCACGGCGAGTTGTGGCCCTTACTTCGTCGAAGGTGAGAGTCTGGGCTTTATATAGTTGATTAAACGACTCCCTACCCTCGATACTAACGATGTGCTTGTCTACCCCTGTGAGGGGCCCGACCCGCTTCCGGGTGCCGGTATCCACGAATTAACTTTGAGTTCCTCCCAATGTTCATACGGGCGTGATCGGTCTACATAACGGATGTCGCAGGGCGCAAGAGAATTGGAACTTTGTAGACGTCATATTGGATGGCCGTAGGGATCAGAGAATGGGAAATGGCActagtactccgtacggcttaagaaaagagaacgaaaaaaaaaaaaaaaaaaaaaaaaaaaaaaaagaaaaagaaaacacaagAGAACAAAGGACGGTACTAGGTCAAATGGCAAGCTCGGCCGTAACTCCGAGGAGATCCCACGATATTTTAGAAAAGAAGGATGCAGATAAAAAGAGACCGAACAGCTTGTATGGTGTCATCAAATCCGACCCTGAGCCAACGCCCCCAGCAAAGCATCGTCAAACTCCAAAATGCGCCTGTAAATGGGGAGGGGAATCGCGACGCCTGCTTATCGCTTGAATGAACTAGCCCTTAGTGGACTTTTAACAGAGCCAGGTATGGCTGATTGAAAATTGAATCGATCTGCAACGTATATTAGCTGCTTTTACTGGCAATTCGACGACAGGAGCGGTGACACGGATGGCCTACCGTTCTCAGAATCAAAATAAATCGTGATGTCATCGTGTTCACCAGGGTACTCTGGCATGTCCAAGCAGACAAACTCTGCGAACTCGTCATCGTTGCCCCTAGGGAGTGCAAATTTGGCATCCACAAGCTTGATTGCGTACTTGCCAGGTCGGGAGGAACTCTCGAAGTTATCAGTGCTCTTCAGCACAAAGTTCATGCATTTTC includes:
- a CDS encoding uncharacterized protein (EggNog:ENOG410PRYF~COG:O); this translates as MTSTSASPAFISNPSTAASQLNGTFQIHYFASAFSFTGKATEPLPAPLPVHKLFDILDERYPGIKEKVLSSCAVSVGLEYVDADGEDDDANGRIIQAGEEVAIIPPVSSG
- a CDS encoding uncharacterized protein (EggNog:ENOG410PFYU~COG:E) is translated as MAESLRSKMEDLNLNGCSNATVAIHADDPINVVTDVAPPLHVSTTFRYSDNPDELVPLAEESEIPSPTSHVYSRYTAPNYTRFETIVSALLGGHSVTYASGLAALNAALIFFNPKRISVGNGYHGSHGVISIISRLTGLKKIDLDCPAEQLEKGDLILLETPVNPHGTSFNIQKYAEKAHSRGAYLLVDSTFGPPGLQDPFLWGADMVMHSGTKYLGGHSDMLCGVLATKNDEWRHKLFMDRQYLGNIMGNMESWLGVRSLRTLEVRVQRQSENATSLVAFLDQALKVPNPAANDPARVVQAAVKEIFHSSLQENDMAWLSKQMPGGFGPVFSMTMKEERHARAIPSKLKFFHHATSLGGVESLIEWRAMSDDTVDRKLLRLSVGLESWTDLRDDLLAGFQACLNL